DNA sequence from the Labrus bergylta chromosome 13, fLabBer1.1, whole genome shotgun sequence genome:
TTTGCGGCAGTTCTGGGCAGCCACTTTGTTCTTGCCGCGGCGCCGTATGTCTCGGACCAGGGCCAGCTGAGCCTCGTTCAGCTGGTGCTTTGACATCAGCTCGTTGAAATCGTCAACGGGCAGGTTGATAATCATCGATACAGTGAAGGGGATTTTGAGGGCCTTAGCCCTCTGCTCGTCTCTGGAGAGACGCACATCAGAGCGTTTCTTCAGCTTGTCTTTGGTGAAGGGAGCATTGTTGTGACCGCTCTCCTCTGCTGGGTCGGTCTTAAGGTGTTTGGGTTTCTTTTCCAGCTGATCAGACTGCCCTGTTATAGAATAAACAGAAAATGCAGGCAGAAGATCATCAGGTTGGAAATTAATGGAGAACATCTCTGAGTAATCAGATTCTGCACTGCCAGGGTTCTGGTCCATCTCCTCCATGTCTGAATCACTGTAAATAAAGGAGCCATCTCCATACACAGACTTCCCGGGGGAACTCGAATTCGGACTTGTGTTTGAAGAGATTCCTGAATCTGAGTCCGGCAATTCTGCCATCACATTTGGTTTGCCTTTTTCAAATGCATCACCAGGCGAGAGGCTGTAAAGGTCCAGTGGAGTGAAAGAAGGCTTGTTTTGGGTATCAGAGatggttttcatttcatttccttcAAGGCCATGCTGCCCACTGCTCTCTTCCACAATAGCATTGGGGTAAAAAATGTCACAGAAATGTTCTGCACTGAAGTTAGTATTTAACACTGGATCCTCTGCTGCTTTCATCTGGGAGATGGTGTCTGCTGGAGCCACACTGGTAACAGAGCCATTAAGAGTATTCATAAACTCTGCCGGACAAACGTTGACATTGTTTGTTTCCCCCTCTGTGAGGTCAGCCATGGGGTAAAAAGTGTAGTTTGGATTCTGGATGTCCGAGCTGTTTGGAAGAGGATAAGTCGTGGTCTCCAGTGTATCCTCCATTTGCATGCTCAGGCATTgctagaagaaaaagaaaaaaaaacattagataACATTGAATACACAGCTTTGCTTTGATGTATCAGAAGTCTAAGaagagattaaaacaaaaaagttataCTCTTTATGGATAAGTGATTGAGATACAATTAAACCTACAGCTGCATCTAAAGCCTGATCTGTGGCAAACTTTGATGGTAACAAATGATAAAAGGCTCTTTATCCTGATTACAGAACCTGAATATTGAAATCTGGTGCAAATAGATTGAAATAAGTCTTCCTTGCACTATTCCATACCTGAAAGAGATGCATGCTTTACATTTGCAAATATTTTTAGTAAGCAATACCTATGGCATTTGGCTACCAAAGTTGTTCCACCTCAAATGTattcacagatttttttaaaaagtgttaaatATGCGCACAAAGAAGCctcctgtttctttaaaaaaatagatttccaattgttgaaaaagctcaaaAGTCATAAATGCCAAACTCTTAGCTTGCTAATGCTGTAAACGTAATCATCACTTTGCCTCTTACAAGAACACAGTTCCACACTATCCCAGTCCTCTACGATGTTAACTTGTTTGAAGTTATGCAGCGCTGCTGAATGGTAACCTGTTCGGTTAGGATTGTAGTCCAGTCGCCCCTAATACAGAGTGAAAGTTTAAGGCACCAAATGCAACTCTACTACACCCATCAAAGAATGCAAATACGAGCTGCCTTGACACAAAACtgataaggaaaaaaaacaaaaaacactgagtACATATGCTGATATTGCTGCCATAAGCAAAGGATTTACGATAGCCACTCCCTCGCTAAACAAGGTTTCTTCTTAATCTCTCGGATTAAGCTGGAGACTactattcataaaaaaaaaaacggcatcACATCTTGAATAACAAGCTCCCTGACTGAAAAAGTCTCATCAATGAAACCTAATCTTGGAGGAATGAGACCGGTAAACCGGCCTTGCATGTAGGAGACCCCGTTCtcataaatcaaacaaaaaggtgTTTGTCTTCTAATGCAGGGCTCCTGACGTTGATGCATTCTTTGGGTATTTGTTCCAACAAATACCAGCGCAGACCACTGTGCCACTGAGGCATTACAATCCATGTATTATACCTGCAGCTCAGGGAGGGACAAAAGCTCCATCCAGGCCTGCTCCAGATCCGGGACCATCCTCTGTTGGTGTGGTGGTGACGGTGGGGAAAGGGCGGCCGGCGTCGCGGCTGGCTGCTCCGGGGGCATCATGGGTGCTGAAACAGCAGGTGTGTCCAAGCAAACTGAGGAGTTCTGCGAGGTTAAGACGAGAATATGGCCTTTTTCAGTACAGCTAAAAGTTGCGTTAAATGGCGAGCTGTGTTGTCACGTGTTGTAATGATTTAATGTTCTTACCTCAGCTTCCTCTACAGGAAACGTCTCTGCCAGCAGCTGCAAGCACTCAGCAAAAGACATGGTCTCACCGTTCCCCTCTGTGAAGCTGACATTCTGCCAGAACAGATTCAAAGATTTCTATTAGAGCCACCAGCTAGCATCTTTTTTAGCATAGCATCTTTTAAGTATTTCATATTTATAACACTCAGCCCTCTGAGAAGCACATTCAAAGCACCAATGCAAAACTACAGAcccacctgtgtgtctgtaatTACACAAGGAGGTGGTTACCTAGCTACGACACGGCCGCAGCCTATCAAAATGAGATGGGAGTGGTCCTCCTCTGACATGAGTAATGACGGCCAGGTGCGTTTACCTGTGTAACCTCGAGAGGCGTGACGGCCGTCTGCAGCGGGGCGCTGGTCGGCGGGCATGGTATGTACTCCCCCGTCTCCTCGTCGAGCTGTAGCTGTGCCAGCAGCGCCTTCTCCTGCTCCCGCAGCAGATCCtgcctcttctcttcctccagctCGCGCTGCCGCTGCAGCTCATGTTCCTTCTGACGGTGATTGTAGTCGAACACCTCGCGCCTGGCACCCAGATCAATATCCTGCTTCCACAGGATGTCAATCAGGTTCATGTCCTGAAAAGACAACAGCACATCAGGTTAGGGGAGTGTGTACATACTCGTCCATGtagcgagagagagtgagcgcTAATAAAAAGCAAAGGAAGAGCGTCGCCTGCTGTGAAGCGTGGCTGCTGCACCCGCCACACCCTGCTGTCCCTCTGTATCTGTTCACTCTCTGACAACACTGGCACCAATGTCAAGAGGGAGAAGCCACGTGAATAATACATGTACTTCTCTCTTTCCCCGGCTGCCACCACGCTCCAGTAACAGACACGTATCATCAGTTGATACCCTTTCCACAGGAAGCTTTCATCACCCATACAATTACTCAACAGATCTcagtttgttttacatcagaACTCACAAATAGGTCTGCACTCTAAGATAAGTTTTTGTATAAGGAACCCCATGTGATGGCTTAGTTCTCACAATGAAGTCAACTTAAATTCCAACATATATATTGTTTacctaatcagtcactgcacaataataactgtatatattttttcagtcagcacaactgtctatttatttatttattattattattattattcattcactgaacagtaattgctctggccacttttcacaaacatatttgtcttcatataaccacaaatatatttttatataggT
Encoded proteins:
- the nfe2l2a gene encoding nuclear factor erythroid 2-related factor 2a gives rise to the protein MMDMEVMHSSQQDMNLIDILWKQDIDLGARREVFDYNHRQKEHELQRQRELEEEKRQDLLREQEKALLAQLQLDEETGEYIPCPPTSAPLQTAVTPLEVTQNVSFTEGNGETMSFAECLQLLAETFPVEEAENSSVCLDTPAVSAPMMPPEQPAATPAALSPPSPPHQQRMVPDLEQAWMELLSLPELQQCLSMQMEDTLETTTYPLPNSSDIQNPNYTFYPMADLTEGETNNVNVCPAEFMNTLNGSVTSVAPADTISQMKAAEDPVLNTNFSAEHFCDIFYPNAIVEESSGQHGLEGNEMKTISDTQNKPSFTPLDLYSLSPGDAFEKGKPNVMAELPDSDSGISSNTSPNSSSPGKSVYGDGSFIYSDSDMEEMDQNPGSAESDYSEMFSINFQPDDLLPAFSVYSITGQSDQLEKKPKHLKTDPAEESGHNNAPFTKDKLKKRSDVRLSRDEQRAKALKIPFTVSMIINLPVDDFNELMSKHQLNEAQLALVRDIRRRGKNKVAAQNCRKRKMESIVGLESDLDSLKEEKERLLDEKSQNAADLKEMKQQLNSLYLEVFSQLRDEKGHSYSPSEYSLQQSTNGSIFLVPRVKKTFIKSEDKHSSP